A DNA window from Ficedula albicollis isolate OC2 chromosome 1, FicAlb1.5, whole genome shotgun sequence contains the following coding sequences:
- the LOC101815893 gene encoding LOW QUALITY PROTEIN: interleukin-1 receptor type 2 (The sequence of the model RefSeq protein was modified relative to this genomic sequence to represent the inferred CDS: inserted 1 base in 1 codon): MTHGYETVLLSKRFQNTFLPPSPSDFLWKXMHELFFVLVTCTVGASAFRLQQVKNTENCPDHTVFFKHYYELHGEPVVLKCPSPRYKHLDLSALAPNITWYKNGSNTMISGRDEDSRIRAKGNALWFLPVMLEDSGVYICTKRNSSYCAEVSIHLTVVEKTAAREIAYPQILFTFTSGKIVCPDLWDFTPNRTSLELKWYKDTLPLEDDNERFIILKDSASLIMTSVLPTDAGYYTCKMSFPFEGVAYEITRTIQLETVEQEKRITPIIVYPAQKTTSAALGSKMTLPCKVFVGLSSHFQTDVEWLANDTSVDVVYKQSRVTEGERQEIVENGENFIEVPLIFDSVEEVDFYTDFTCLAENRYGYQVLPTRVKQEAVGLSWYIVVIPVALACAIVGGIYMHKCWKWRADKGYTIPKV; encoded by the exons ATGACCCATGGTTATGAAACAGTATTATTGAGCAAGAG ATTTCAAAACACTTTCCTTCCACCCTCTCCTTCTgatttcctgtgga aaatgCATGAGCTCTTCTTTGTCCTGGTGACATGCACAGTAGGTGCCTCTGCTTTCAGACTCCAGCAAGTCAAAAACACAG AAAACTGCCCAGATCACACAGTGTTTTTCAAACACTACTATGAACTGCATGGAGAACCTGTGGTTCTGAAATGCCCTTCCCCCAGATACAAACATTTGGATTTGTCTGCCTTGGCCCCTAATATCACATGGTATAAAAATGGTTCAAACACCATGATATCAGGAAGAGATGAAGATTCAAGAATCCGGGCGAAAGGAAATGCTCTCTGGTTTTTACCAGTGATGCTAGAAGACTCAGGAGTATATATCTGCACAAAAAG GAACTCCTCCTACTGCGCTGAGGTCTCCATCCACCTCACAGTTGTGGAGAAAACAGCTGCTCGGGAGATTGCCTATCCCCAGATCCTCTTCACTTTCACCTCTGGAAAGATTGTTTGTCCTGACCTGTGGGATTTTACACCAAACAGGACAAGCCTGGAGCTCAAGTGGTACAAG GATACTCTGCCTTTGGAAGATGACAATGAAAGATTCATCATTCTGAAAGATTCAGCATCTCTGATCATGACATCTGTGCTACCAACAGACGCAGGGTATTACACCTGCAAGATGTCATTTCCATTTGAAGGTGTGGCATATGAAATCACCCGGACAATTCAACTGGAGACTGTTG AACAAGAGAAGAGAATTACCCCGATAATTGTGTATCCAGCCCAAAAGACAACATCAGCTGCTCTTG GCTCCAAGATGACTCTCCCATGCAAAGTGTTTGTTGGGCTGAGCAGCCATTTCCAAACTGATGTAGAATGGCTGGCAAATGACACCAGTGTTGACGTGGTTTATAAACAAAGCAGAGTTACAGAGGGGGAACGACA AGAAATTgtagaaaatggggaaaacttCATTGAAGTACCACTGATTTTTGATTCTGTTGAAGAAGTGGACTTTTATACAGACTTTACCTGTCTGGCCGAGAACAGATATGGATACCAAGTACTGCCAACAAGGGTCAAGCAGGAAG CTGTTGGTCTGTCTTGGTACATTGTGGTGATACCTGTTGCACTGGCCTGTGCGATCGTGGGAGGAATATACATGCACAAGTGCTGGAAATGGAGAGCTGATAAAGGATATACAATACCAAAGGTTTAA